The Spirosoma radiotolerans genome has a window encoding:
- a CDS encoding RNA polymerase sigma factor — MNLTLSDEEMIRQHLNANFTGCLENLYNRYVAKVYNQCFSITRDAVQAQDFTHDIFLRVFARLDQFQGRSSFSTWLYSLAYNYCIDQIKRSKRLATTYLNDDVEYYCTSTEEAEKVDYTLHQLAQVMNRISPQEATVLRLKYQDGLPLSQIGLQLNLKESAVKMRLKRSRTKVKQLCQTAMG; from the coding sequence ATGAACCTCACTCTGAGTGATGAAGAAATGATCCGGCAGCATCTGAACGCAAATTTCACCGGTTGCCTTGAGAACCTATATAACCGGTATGTAGCTAAAGTATACAACCAGTGTTTTTCAATAACAAGAGATGCAGTGCAGGCACAGGATTTTACACATGATATTTTTCTCCGCGTTTTCGCTCGTTTAGACCAATTTCAGGGACGATCCAGCTTTTCGACCTGGTTGTACAGCCTTGCCTACAATTATTGCATCGATCAAATCAAGCGATCTAAGCGACTGGCAACAACCTATTTAAACGATGATGTAGAGTACTATTGTACGAGTACTGAAGAGGCCGAGAAGGTTGATTATACCTTACACCAACTTGCCCAGGTCATGAACCGCATCTCCCCACAGGAAGCTACTGTATTAAGACTCAAATATCAGGATGGTCTACCGCTGAGCCAGATTGGACTTCAGCTAAATTTAAAGGAAAGTGCCGTAAAAATGAGGCTTAAACGGTCACGAACAAAGGTTAAGCAGTTATGCCAGACGGCGATGGGTTAG
- a CDS encoding LytR/AlgR family response regulator transcription factor — MSRKSLQRLCEQHSALEVLAVFDNAVSALDFLAEQEVDLIWLDVEMPGLSGFELLEQLPSIPYVILTTSKIEYAFEAFQYNVTDYLKKPITFPRFNIAVEKVLELHARAKTNPSDERKEIYIKTDGRYIRLPFDNISYIENTGDYVKIFTNTQTHIVYTTMKYLEEKLGLRFLRVHRSYIVHLDKIVDIEDNTLVISNKVIPISRANKPELMNRLNLL, encoded by the coding sequence ATGTCTCGCAAATCGTTGCAACGCCTTTGTGAGCAACATAGTGCTTTAGAGGTGCTGGCCGTGTTCGATAATGCGGTGAGTGCGCTCGATTTCCTAGCTGAACAGGAAGTGGATCTGATTTGGCTGGATGTAGAAATGCCGGGGCTGTCGGGCTTTGAATTGCTGGAACAGCTCCCGTCTATTCCCTACGTGATCTTGACGACCAGTAAGATCGAGTATGCGTTTGAGGCTTTTCAGTATAACGTGACCGATTACCTGAAAAAGCCGATCACCTTCCCTCGTTTCAACATAGCTGTTGAAAAAGTACTGGAGTTGCATGCGCGCGCTAAAACGAACCCATCAGACGAGCGAAAGGAGATCTATATTAAAACCGACGGGCGCTACATCCGCTTGCCTTTCGATAATATATCCTACATCGAGAATACGGGTGATTACGTCAAAATCTTCACCAATACGCAAACACACATTGTGTACACTACCATGAAGTATCTGGAAGAAAAACTGGGTCTTCGGTTCCTGCGCGTCCACCGATCCTACATTGTCCATCTGGACAAGATTGTTGATATTGAAGATAATACGTTGGTAATCAGCAATAAGGTTATCCCCATTAGCCGGGCTAATAAACCTGAATTAATGAACCGGCTAAATCTGCTGTGA
- a CDS encoding PAS domain S-box protein: MEDIDLLKRRLVREKTARLQAEAILEKKALALYNANEQLLHLNENLEQQIRNKLAELRESEQRYRQLIESVQDIIYKISPAGYFTFVSPVVEKLLGYTEAEFLGSHFTDFVLVGYRMKLIEFYRTMMLERQDSTYNEFPVVAKDGRVVWIGQTVRLIEQDGQTLELVAVARDVSDRKLAEIELETTQTRLSTLITNLQSGVMVEDENGRVILANQLFCDLFEIPLTANDLIGYNCSLARQEVKPLFVHPDAFVDRMNELLENRQARVGEEISMANGRILELDYIPIFLDDNQYMGHLWKYTDVTEKYQARELIRRSEEKYRGIMNNMELGLFEVDNNQIIVRSYERCCKMLGYTEEEMIGKNATDLLVPAEFVSVVDRQQEERKKGNAGSYELQLIKKDGNRIWVLVSGVPIQDENGTIVGSMGIHYDMTERKQLEHELARAKRFAEEAQQAEKQFFANMSHEIRTPLNAIIGMSHLLFDTQPTQQQREYIDILKTSADFLHSLISDLLDMTKIEAGRIEIHARPFDLAGLLRSTQKVFQMKLQNRPISVDVVLDDRITDEFIGDDVMLNQILMNLVGNAEKFTEQGKIQIIARIAKEEQHRQWVEFTVTDTGVGIPAEKQDMVFQKFKQVNPNGFKHKGTGLGLAITKELVEIQGGTISVTSQVDVGSSFTFTVPYVKSLVPADQKNIDKQLTQVEELQTCNVLIVEDNLMNQTYIGSLLNKWNIPYTMASDGKQAVEQAKSQRFDIILMDIQMPIMNGYEATVAIRSTQNPNQHTAIIALTASAMLDHKSVAMEAGMNDFLTKPFEPNQLLSVLQRFAPVEQIRSEGCILFDEALDRQRLSELYGGDAAYASEMFAMFLTDIVPDIRKLPGICETKDWPNLASAAHKLKPTLAMVGLSDLEEKMRRLENSARQDKDLDLIEEYCHDFMIEMDKVLPILQTELQKLSQV, encoded by the coding sequence ATGGAGGACATCGATCTACTTAAACGGCGGCTAGTCCGCGAAAAAACAGCTCGATTACAGGCAGAAGCTATCCTGGAAAAGAAGGCACTGGCGCTTTACAACGCCAACGAACAGTTGTTGCACTTAAATGAAAATTTGGAGCAGCAGATTCGCAACAAGCTAGCCGAACTTCGGGAGAGCGAACAGCGCTATCGCCAGCTCATTGAATCCGTTCAGGATATTATTTATAAAATTTCGCCCGCCGGTTATTTTACCTTTGTGAGTCCTGTAGTTGAAAAACTGCTGGGCTATACCGAAGCGGAGTTTCTGGGAAGTCACTTTACTGACTTCGTGCTGGTTGGCTATCGGATGAAGCTGATCGAGTTTTACCGGACAATGATGCTGGAGCGGCAGGACAGCACCTACAACGAGTTCCCGGTTGTGGCCAAAGATGGGCGCGTCGTCTGGATCGGGCAAACGGTCAGACTTATTGAGCAGGACGGCCAGACACTGGAACTAGTGGCCGTGGCACGCGACGTGTCGGATCGTAAGCTGGCCGAAATTGAACTGGAAACTACCCAGACGCGGCTTTCAACCCTCATTACCAACCTACAGTCGGGCGTAATGGTTGAAGATGAAAACGGGCGCGTCATTCTGGCCAACCAACTGTTCTGCGACCTGTTCGAGATTCCGCTTACGGCCAATGACTTGATTGGCTACAATTGCTCTCTGGCAAGGCAGGAGGTAAAACCGCTGTTTGTGCATCCTGATGCGTTCGTTGACCGAATGAACGAGCTGCTGGAAAACCGGCAGGCCCGTGTTGGCGAAGAAATCAGCATGGCCAACGGCCGTATTCTGGAACTGGATTACATTCCTATTTTCCTGGATGACAACCAGTACATGGGTCATCTCTGGAAGTACACCGATGTAACGGAGAAATACCAGGCTCGGGAACTGATCCGCCGGAGCGAAGAGAAGTACCGGGGCATCATGAACAACATGGAGCTGGGGCTTTTCGAGGTAGATAACAACCAGATCATTGTTCGGTCTTACGAGCGCTGCTGTAAAATGCTGGGCTATACGGAGGAGGAAATGATCGGTAAAAATGCGACTGATCTGTTGGTGCCTGCCGAGTTTGTCTCCGTTGTTGACCGGCAACAGGAAGAACGGAAAAAAGGGAATGCGGGCTCTTATGAATTGCAGTTGATTAAAAAAGACGGAAATCGCATTTGGGTACTGGTGAGTGGCGTTCCGATTCAGGATGAGAACGGGACGATTGTGGGTTCGATGGGCATCCATTATGACATGACGGAACGCAAACAGCTTGAGCACGAACTGGCTCGGGCTAAACGTTTTGCTGAAGAAGCCCAACAGGCTGAAAAGCAATTTTTTGCGAACATGAGCCATGAAATCCGCACGCCACTCAACGCCATTATCGGCATGTCGCACCTGCTCTTCGATACCCAGCCTACCCAGCAGCAGCGCGAATACATCGACATTCTGAAGACATCGGCCGATTTCCTGCATAGCCTCATTTCAGACTTGCTCGATATGACAAAAATTGAAGCCGGTCGGATTGAGATTCACGCCCGGCCGTTCGATTTGGCCGGGTTGCTTCGGAGTACGCAAAAAGTGTTTCAGATGAAACTTCAGAATCGACCGATTTCGGTGGATGTGGTGCTGGATGACCGCATTACCGATGAGTTTATTGGCGATGATGTAATGCTGAACCAGATCCTGATGAATCTGGTCGGAAATGCGGAGAAGTTTACCGAGCAGGGCAAAATTCAGATCATTGCCCGGATCGCTAAAGAAGAACAGCATAGACAGTGGGTTGAGTTTACGGTAACCGACACGGGCGTTGGCATTCCTGCCGAAAAGCAGGATATGGTCTTTCAGAAATTCAAGCAGGTAAACCCAAATGGCTTCAAGCACAAAGGCACTGGTCTTGGCCTCGCTATTACGAAAGAACTAGTTGAGATTCAGGGAGGTACTATTTCGGTGACGAGTCAGGTTGATGTTGGTAGTTCGTTTACATTCACGGTGCCTTATGTTAAGTCACTGGTGCCTGCCGATCAAAAGAACATCGATAAGCAGTTGACGCAGGTTGAAGAACTACAAACCTGTAACGTGCTGATTGTGGAAGATAACCTGATGAACCAAACGTACATTGGTAGTCTGCTCAACAAGTGGAACATACCGTACACCATGGCGTCAGACGGAAAGCAGGCTGTCGAGCAAGCCAAAAGTCAACGATTCGACATTATTCTGATGGATATTCAAATGCCCATCATGAATGGATACGAAGCAACGGTGGCGATTCGGAGCACCCAGAACCCGAACCAGCACACGGCCATTATTGCGCTCACGGCCTCGGCTATGCTCGATCACAAAAGCGTAGCCATGGAGGCTGGCATGAACGACTTTCTGACCAAGCCATTCGAGCCGAACCAGCTGTTGTCTGTCCTACAGCGCTTCGCACCCGTCGAACAAATCAGAAGTGAGGGGTGTATCTTATTCGATGAGGCCCTCGATCGTCAGCGTTTATCGGAATTGTATGGTGGCGATGCCGCCTATGCATCAGAAATGTTCGCTATGTTCCTGACGGATATTGTGCCTGATATACGCAAGTTACCGGGTATTTGTGAGACAAAAGATTGGCCCAATCTGGCCAGTGCTGCTCATAAGTTAAAGCCGACGCTGGCCATGGTTGGCCTATCGGATCTTGAAGAGAAAATGCGTCGGCTGGAGAACAGCGCTCGGCAGGATAAAGATTTGGACTTGATCGAGGAGTATTGCCACGATTTTATGATTGAGATGGATAAGGTGCTGCCCATTTTGCAAACTGAATTACAAAAGCTTTCGCAGGTATGA
- a CDS encoding DUF7133 domain-containing protein, with protein sequence MRKGKAFLRVNKKAIWLCALAPMLGLLGYQNEKDPIDRRIKRMAPEKAAALAKAIEATVTPELAEGLTLRLWGVDSLVADPIAIDTDENGRIYYTRTNRQKNTEFDIRGHQDWEIESNRLQSIEDKRAFLHRVLSPENSKKNEWLKDLNGDGSHDWRDMTVEKENVYRIEDTNGDGVADQSQLVVDDFHDEVTDVAGGVMINGDDLYVAVAPDLWRMKDKDGDGIAETKTSISHGYGVHVGFGGHGMSGIEMGPDGKIYWQIGDIGFNGKGPDGKKWEHPNSGVVVRSNPDGSDFEVFAHGVRNVHEFVFDEYGNLISEDNDGDHPGEKERLVYIVNGSDTGWRSNWQYGKYRDPNNNTYKVWMDEQMYKPRFEGQAAYITPTITNYVSGPAGMRYNPGTALSPAYKNMFFVAEFVGNPAKSGIHAFKLKPKGASFELGEQKKVLGGVLATGIDFGPDGALYVADWINGWDAKDYGRIWKMDDKAGAGSADRQRTKALLAEKFGARSETDLGDLLKNPDMRVRQKAQFELVKRGAKGADVLTASIKQTDNQLARVHGIWGISQLARQNKQYAQTLVPLLQDKDPEIRAQAAKWLGDVRYKEAGDALIPVLKDANSRARFFAAEALGRIAYEPAIQPIIQLLEANNDEDAYIRHAGSLALARIGKPAPVVALSSSPSKAVRIAAVVALRRMNDPGIATFLADKDEFVVTEAARGINDDLSIPAALPALGKVMQSTSFTNEPLIRRAINANLRVGTPEAMQILIDYAQKEGAPLAMRAEAMEALSTWAKPSVLDRVDGRYRAVIERDPALVKSKTADLYTKLLTHQELALRLSAIKAITKLNLTGASEPLFNRLTGDKEAVVRVAALRALASLNDKQLSKAIETALADNEKSVRVAGLDLVAKSSMPKDRMVTLLSEVINNRTTEEKQAALLTLGKLPVANSQKVFDPLLAKLSAGTLSPELQLELEEAIESSHSPQLTARYKAITAKLSPDALAASYKGSLLGGEPDLGRRIFFRHQTAQCIRCHSYDDLGGNAGPRLNGVASRLTREQLLEALINPSARLAPGFGTVNLTLKNGKTVSGILQGETNTEVMVKVGDQPDVAIRKDQIAKRANSPSSMPEMKYLLTKREIRDVVSFLSTLKETN encoded by the coding sequence ATGAGAAAAGGCAAGGCATTTTTACGAGTAAACAAAAAAGCGATCTGGTTGTGCGCCTTAGCTCCCATGCTGGGGTTGCTTGGATACCAGAACGAAAAGGACCCCATTGACCGGCGCATCAAGCGGATGGCTCCTGAAAAAGCGGCTGCACTAGCGAAGGCTATCGAAGCAACGGTAACCCCCGAATTGGCCGAAGGACTTACTCTCCGTTTGTGGGGTGTGGATTCGCTGGTTGCCGATCCAATCGCTATCGACACCGACGAAAACGGGCGGATCTATTACACCCGAACAAACCGGCAGAAAAACACCGAGTTCGACATTCGCGGTCACCAGGATTGGGAAATCGAATCGAACCGACTGCAAAGTATTGAAGACAAACGGGCGTTCCTCCACCGAGTGCTATCCCCGGAAAATAGTAAGAAAAACGAATGGCTGAAAGACCTCAATGGCGATGGCTCTCACGACTGGCGCGACATGACCGTTGAGAAAGAAAACGTGTACCGGATTGAAGACACCAACGGCGACGGCGTAGCCGATCAATCGCAACTGGTCGTGGACGATTTTCACGACGAAGTGACCGACGTAGCCGGGGGCGTGATGATTAATGGCGACGATTTATATGTAGCCGTTGCGCCCGATCTGTGGCGCATGAAAGACAAAGACGGCGACGGTATCGCCGAAACAAAAACCTCCATTTCGCACGGATACGGGGTGCATGTTGGTTTCGGTGGGCACGGCATGTCAGGAATCGAAATGGGGCCGGATGGCAAAATCTACTGGCAGATCGGCGACATTGGCTTCAACGGGAAGGGACCGGATGGCAAGAAGTGGGAACATCCGAACAGTGGCGTCGTTGTGCGGTCGAACCCCGACGGCAGTGACTTTGAGGTTTTTGCTCATGGCGTCCGGAATGTCCACGAGTTTGTTTTCGACGAATACGGCAACCTGATCAGCGAGGATAACGACGGCGACCATCCGGGCGAGAAAGAGCGGCTGGTGTACATCGTCAACGGGTCGGATACGGGCTGGCGCAGTAACTGGCAGTACGGTAAATACCGCGATCCGAACAACAACACGTATAAAGTCTGGATGGATGAGCAGATGTATAAACCGCGCTTCGAAGGGCAGGCGGCCTACATCACTCCGACCATTACCAACTATGTGAGTGGGCCGGCCGGTATGCGTTACAACCCCGGCACAGCTTTGAGTCCAGCGTACAAAAACATGTTTTTCGTGGCCGAATTCGTCGGAAATCCGGCCAAATCGGGTATTCACGCATTCAAACTGAAGCCGAAAGGAGCCTCATTCGAGTTGGGTGAGCAGAAAAAGGTGTTAGGTGGCGTGCTAGCGACGGGTATTGATTTTGGTCCCGACGGTGCCTTGTACGTGGCTGACTGGATCAATGGCTGGGATGCCAAAGATTATGGCCGCATCTGGAAAATGGACGACAAAGCCGGGGCTGGCTCCGCTGATCGGCAGCGTACCAAAGCGTTACTGGCCGAGAAATTTGGGGCTCGTTCGGAAACGGATCTGGGCGACTTGTTGAAGAATCCGGATATGCGGGTTCGGCAGAAAGCCCAGTTCGAACTAGTTAAACGAGGGGCAAAAGGAGCTGATGTATTGACCGCGTCCATCAAACAAACCGATAACCAACTGGCCCGTGTACATGGTATCTGGGGGATTAGTCAATTGGCTCGTCAGAACAAGCAGTATGCACAGACCTTAGTACCCTTGTTGCAGGATAAAGACCCTGAAATTCGCGCACAGGCGGCCAAATGGCTGGGCGATGTCCGCTACAAAGAAGCGGGTGATGCCCTGATTCCGGTCCTGAAAGATGCCAACAGCCGTGCACGCTTCTTTGCTGCTGAAGCCCTCGGACGGATCGCCTACGAACCCGCCATTCAGCCTATCATTCAACTGCTGGAAGCCAACAATGACGAAGATGCCTACATCCGCCATGCAGGTAGTCTGGCACTGGCGCGTATTGGCAAACCGGCTCCGGTCGTGGCGCTGTCGAGCAGCCCGTCAAAAGCCGTTCGGATTGCCGCTGTCGTTGCCCTGCGTCGGATGAACGACCCTGGTATTGCTACTTTCCTGGCCGATAAAGATGAATTCGTTGTCACTGAAGCTGCTCGGGGCATCAACGATGATTTGTCCATTCCAGCGGCCCTGCCCGCGCTCGGCAAGGTGATGCAGAGCACGAGTTTCACGAATGAGCCGCTGATCCGTCGCGCCATCAACGCCAATCTGCGAGTTGGTACGCCCGAAGCGATGCAAATCCTGATCGACTACGCACAGAAAGAAGGGGCTCCGTTAGCGATGCGCGCCGAAGCCATGGAAGCGCTTAGTACCTGGGCCAAGCCATCGGTTCTGGACCGTGTAGATGGGCGTTATCGGGCCGTTATCGAACGCGATCCGGCCCTGGTCAAAAGCAAAACGGCTGATCTGTACACCAAGCTATTGACGCACCAGGAGTTAGCGCTCCGGTTAAGTGCCATCAAGGCGATCACGAAATTGAACTTAACGGGCGCGTCGGAGCCATTATTCAACCGGTTAACGGGCGATAAAGAAGCCGTTGTGCGGGTAGCTGCCTTGCGGGCACTGGCTTCGCTGAACGATAAGCAACTGAGCAAAGCCATTGAAACGGCGCTGGCCGATAATGAGAAAAGCGTTCGGGTGGCCGGTCTGGATTTAGTGGCCAAATCGAGCATGCCAAAAGACCGCATGGTAACGCTGCTGTCGGAGGTGATCAATAACCGCACAACCGAAGAAAAACAGGCTGCTCTGTTGACGCTCGGAAAACTGCCGGTTGCCAATTCGCAAAAGGTGTTCGATCCCTTGCTGGCCAAACTGTCGGCGGGTACGCTTTCGCCCGAGCTTCAACTGGAGTTGGAGGAAGCGATTGAGAGTAGCCATTCGCCCCAGTTAACGGCCCGGTACAAAGCCATTACAGCCAAACTGTCGCCCGATGCGCTGGCGGCTTCCTACAAGGGTAGTTTGCTGGGTGGAGAGCCCGATTTAGGCCGCCGAATTTTCTTCCGTCACCAAACGGCACAGTGTATTCGGTGCCATTCGTATGATGATCTGGGTGGTAATGCCGGTCCCCGTCTGAATGGCGTTGCCAGTCGGCTCACTCGTGAGCAGTTACTGGAAGCGCTCATCAACCCAAGTGCCCGCCTGGCCCCCGGATTCGGAACGGTCAATTTGACGCTTAAGAATGGCAAGACCGTAAGCGGTATCCTGCAGGGCGAAACCAACACCGAGGTGATGGTGAAAGTAGGTGACCAGCCCGATGTTGCCATTCGGAAAGATCAGATTGCCAAACGCGCGAACTCTCCATCGAGCATGCCCGAAATGAAATACCTGCTCACCAAGCGTGAAATCCGGGATGTGGTTAGCTTTCTATCAACCCTGAAAGAAACGAATTAG
- a CDS encoding heme NO-binding domain-containing protein yields MKGIVFTELLEMIEEKFGYELVDHLLQDSSLQSGGIYTAIGTYDHAEMVTLVTNLSKQTKVPVPELLRAYGQYMFTAFTRSYRPFVDRADSAFSLLSSVQQYIHVEVRKLYPDAELPHFTIDQPAENHLRMHYTSERKLADFAHGLIEGCLATFGETATITKTILVEDGSQVLFDIVKE; encoded by the coding sequence ATGAAAGGGATTGTCTTTACTGAGTTATTAGAAATGATCGAAGAGAAGTTCGGTTATGAATTAGTTGACCATTTACTTCAGGACAGCAGTCTTCAATCGGGGGGTATCTATACCGCCATCGGTACCTATGACCACGCTGAAATGGTGACATTGGTTACGAACCTGAGTAAACAAACCAAAGTGCCTGTACCGGAATTGCTCCGCGCTTACGGGCAGTATATGTTTACGGCCTTTACCCGAAGTTACCGACCCTTTGTGGACCGGGCCGATTCTGCTTTTAGTCTACTTAGTTCCGTTCAGCAATATATCCATGTAGAAGTTCGAAAGCTGTATCCTGATGCCGAACTTCCCCATTTTACCATTGACCAACCCGCCGAGAACCACCTTCGTATGCACTACACATCGGAGCGTAAACTGGCCGATTTTGCCCATGGGCTGATTGAAGGTTGCCTGGCAACCTTTGGTGAGACAGCAACAATCACTAAAACCATTCTTGTAGAAGACGGAAGTCAGGTTCTATTTGACATTGTGAAGGAGTAA
- a CDS encoding alkaline phosphatase family protein: protein MKINVASVGYGFFTLISLFLLGGCHHFGPSGTKPSPLSSVYKTPTDNGPLGDTSPFLMPYNRIIDGAGQSVSFGDASVENHSLDAVLLPDQKTLVVEDRFGIAFFDVNQRKLISRWDYNKGSDLKGSMSSFSGIKAIVHHDSTYIFWGAGGRGKPNSHVMQVVWDGSRARLVRAIPFMPIAPATIALPNEVVLKEEAGELMLYTVLNGNNQLVKLRVKDQQVVWTAPTGVAPFGLTILDTKAYVTNWAGPVPDVTNGFETAGVPWGSAYVDPKTGAMARGTVSVIDITQGKVERELSVGLHPNAIIGSPDQKFLYVANGNSDHVSIIDVANQQVVDSVFVGLYNRGNGYIGSTPNGLAISPDGTTLYVANGLDNALCVVGLGSKASSAGKGNNTIRGYIPTQAYPAGIVLHNNELYVTNLEAIGARIANPVDQGGQGKNPAGGTLKAYNSHKQLASISFIPVPNQQQLEAYTEKVKKLSLQFRLALTEQAPRPNVAPKPVPERIGEPSVFKHVLYIIKENRTYDQVLGDLPQGDGMPELCIFGDSITPNQHQLTKDYLLMDNYYVSGKSSAEGHHWASAAMVTDYTEKSVRAWFRSYPHVLYDAMVYDKKGLIWNNALDHGKTVRMYGEACSCAYDKKEYNWSKLFQIRQTSKPFSFTNTTTISRVRPILAMNFPGCDDETISDQMRADAFIKELNETAANPNADLPNLMVMSLPNDHTSGMSPGFPIPRAMVADNDLAVGRIVDAITHSRFAASTVIFITEDDSQAGWDHVSAYRTTGYIVSPYSRLQKTVHTNYNQTSVVRTMEQILGLPPMNVIDATALPMFDCFSDKPDLSFAYKALPNRVSLTDMNPAPTGLKGASLKFTNQSIRYGFHQIDRGHDDLLNRILWFTAKGKKRYPAWLAGSEEDEDDDD, encoded by the coding sequence ATGAAAATCAACGTTGCGTCAGTGGGTTATGGGTTTTTTACGCTAATCAGCTTGTTTTTGCTGGGTGGATGCCATCACTTTGGTCCTTCTGGCACTAAACCGAGCCCGCTTTCATCGGTATATAAAACACCCACCGACAATGGTCCCCTGGGCGATACATCGCCGTTTCTGATGCCCTATAACCGCATCATCGACGGGGCAGGCCAATCCGTTAGTTTTGGTGATGCCAGTGTTGAAAACCATAGCCTGGACGCCGTGCTGTTGCCCGATCAGAAGACGCTCGTGGTTGAAGATCGGTTTGGAATCGCTTTTTTCGATGTAAACCAGCGGAAACTCATTTCGCGCTGGGACTATAACAAAGGCTCTGATCTTAAAGGGAGCATGAGTTCTTTTTCGGGCATAAAGGCCATCGTTCATCACGATTCAACCTATATTTTCTGGGGTGCCGGTGGCAGGGGAAAGCCCAATTCGCACGTGATGCAAGTTGTTTGGGACGGTTCGCGGGCTCGCCTGGTTCGGGCGATTCCCTTCATGCCCATTGCACCCGCCACCATTGCTCTGCCCAACGAAGTCGTATTGAAGGAAGAAGCCGGTGAACTTATGTTATACACCGTGCTGAATGGCAACAACCAACTGGTTAAACTCCGGGTGAAAGACCAGCAGGTAGTCTGGACGGCACCCACAGGCGTAGCCCCTTTTGGTCTGACCATTCTGGATACGAAAGCCTACGTGACGAACTGGGCCGGACCGGTTCCCGATGTAACCAATGGGTTCGAAACGGCCGGTGTTCCCTGGGGAAGCGCCTACGTTGATCCCAAAACGGGGGCTATGGCCCGTGGTACCGTTTCGGTAATTGACATAACACAGGGTAAAGTGGAGCGAGAACTGTCGGTCGGACTGCACCCGAACGCCATCATTGGCAGCCCTGACCAGAAGTTTCTGTACGTAGCCAATGGCAACAGCGATCACGTGTCCATTATCGACGTCGCGAATCAGCAAGTCGTTGATTCTGTTTTTGTCGGCTTGTATAACCGGGGAAATGGCTATATCGGAAGTACGCCTAATGGTTTGGCAATCAGCCCCGACGGAACTACACTCTATGTGGCGAACGGACTGGATAACGCCCTCTGTGTGGTCGGGCTAGGCAGCAAAGCATCCAGTGCAGGTAAAGGCAACAATACGATCAGAGGTTACATTCCTACCCAGGCTTATCCGGCGGGAATTGTGCTGCATAATAACGAGTTATACGTAACCAATCTGGAAGCTATCGGCGCACGGATTGCCAATCCGGTCGATCAGGGTGGGCAGGGAAAAAATCCCGCAGGAGGAACCCTGAAAGCGTATAATTCGCACAAGCAACTTGCGTCAATTTCCTTTATTCCGGTTCCTAACCAACAACAACTGGAAGCGTATACCGAGAAGGTCAAAAAGCTCAGCCTTCAATTTCGTCTGGCCTTGACGGAGCAGGCTCCCCGCCCCAATGTGGCTCCCAAACCAGTACCCGAGCGCATTGGCGAGCCATCGGTATTCAAGCACGTACTATACATCATCAAAGAGAACCGGACATACGATCAGGTGCTGGGTGATCTGCCGCAGGGCGATGGTATGCCCGAGCTATGCATATTTGGCGATAGCATTACGCCCAACCAGCACCAGCTTACAAAAGACTATCTGCTGATGGACAATTACTATGTTTCTGGGAAGTCATCGGCCGAGGGGCACCACTGGGCAAGTGCGGCCATGGTGACCGATTACACAGAAAAAAGCGTGCGGGCCTGGTTTCGGAGCTACCCGCACGTGTTGTATGACGCGATGGTGTACGACAAAAAAGGATTGATTTGGAACAACGCCCTCGATCATGGCAAAACCGTGCGCATGTACGGCGAAGCCTGTTCCTGTGCTTACGACAAAAAAGAGTACAACTGGAGCAAGCTGTTTCAGATACGCCAGACGAGCAAACCGTTCTCATTCACCAACACAACAACCATTTCGCGGGTGAGGCCCATACTGGCTATGAATTTTCCGGGTTGCGATGACGAGACGATCAGCGATCAGATGCGCGCCGATGCGTTCATAAAAGAGCTCAACGAAACAGCCGCTAACCCCAACGCCGACTTGCCAAATCTGATGGTTATGTCGTTACCCAATGACCATACATCGGGGATGAGCCCCGGCTTCCCGATTCCAAGGGCCATGGTAGCCGACAACGATCTGGCCGTGGGCCGAATTGTGGACGCCATCACACACAGCCGGTTTGCTGCGTCAACCGTTATTTTTATTACGGAAGATGACTCACAGGCGGGTTGGGACCATGTGTCGGCTTATCGCACCACGGGATATATTGTCAGCCCATACTCGCGTTTACAGAAAACCGTTCATACCAACTACAACCAAACATCGGTCGTCCGAACGATGGAGCAGATTCTGGGCCTGCCACCCATGAACGTTATTGACGCCACGGCCCTGCCTATGTTCGACTGTTTTAGCGACAAGCCTGATTTGTCATTTGCCTATAAGGCGCTGCCAAACCGGGTTTCCTTAACTGACATGAATCCAGCGCCAACCGGGCTGAAAGGAGCATCACTTAAGTTCACCAATCAGTCGATCCGGTATGGGTTTCATCAGATTGACCGGGGCCATGACGACCTGCTGAATCGGATTCTGTGGTTTACGGCCAAAGGTAAAAAACGATACCCCGCCTGGTTGGCTGGCTCTGAGGAAGATGAGGACGACGATGACTAA